In Chitinivibrionales bacterium, the sequence GGCCGCCGGATCCGGGTTCGTGAAGCGGGGTCCATTCGATCTGGGTAGCGGCGATGGCTGGCATAAAACACCATGGTGCCAGGAACGCAACCGCCCGGACACATTTGATTAGGTCATCCGGCACAATTCCGGTAATTTTTCCGATCACTATTTTTCCCTCGATGAATTTTAAGAGGTTTCGCCTTTTACGCAAACAGTATGTAATCAAAATATAAAATGGAGCATAACAACAAATATATATTGACTTCATAAATATGCTTTGAAAAAATCAATAGCGGGATTTTTCTGAACCAATCAATTAATTTCTCAAAATCACCTGCAACCGGCTATTATTTTTTATCAATGCACAACATGCCATGTAGAACTCTGTTTCTTATTTTGATTGCCGCGATTTTTTTTTGCAGCAGGGATTCTTCGATTGCTCCAACCGAAAAACTCTCAGCGCCTGTACCGGTCGCTCCTGATTCCAACGATTCCGGATTTATTATTGACGGCATTCAATCGTGGTATCTAATTCCCATCCGGTCAGCCTTAATGAGAAAAATTTCAGCGAGCTTGATAGTGTCCTGGATTATTGCGATCGTTTTCTGGCATCGGAAGGTAAAGGGTCTGTTGTGTATGCGCGAATGAAAGATCTTCGGAAGGTGTGGAATCAGACAAATAGCAGGTAGATAACAATTATGCCAGGCTGGAAGGCTGTGAGCTACTCATATTTCGAATATATTCTGGTTGTGATTTTCTGTATATGCTGTATTGGACGTGATACCGGTTTTAAGCAGGAAAGAATATAACCCCTTCACGCCCCTCAAAATCACTGTCCTGGGTCCATACTACTGCGTTATACTTACGGGCGGTAGCAAGGATAATACTATCTGCCATGGGAAGAGAGAATTGCAGGCTGATCAATGCTGCATTACACGCCAGGCTTGCGGTCAAATCGACAACGGATCCCTGTTGTAAATGTGCCTGCGCGACTATTGCCGAATCGGCCCCCTTTTCCCGCATCAACACCTCGGTTACTTCGTAAATAACTATCGATGGAACAAGCAGGTTGCCGATATCCTGTATCGGTTCGGCAAATTTTTCTGCGTTTGCGCTGTCAGCCAGAAATGCAAGCCATCCGGAAGAATCAACAAGGTTCATACGCGGTCCTGCTCACGATCGATTGTCGTATTAATACCGCGTGCAAAGCCCCTCAGGTCACCCAATGTGCGGAGAGGAACAAACTCTATGCGATCCCCGAATTCCACAACCTGCATTTTTTGTCCCGGCTGAAGATGCATCGATTCACGGATGCTGCGCGGGATAACTACCTGGAATTTCGGCGAAATTTTCACGGTTTCCATAAAGCCTCTATCGATATTGCACTTGTATTACAAATATACTATCGATATGGCATAAATGCAAATATTTCTTTTCAGGGTGTGAAACTAAATATCGGAATTCAGTCTTGTCCAAAATAGAACGCTAATTACGCTAATATAGCTGATAATCGCTGATCAGAAAGATAAAAATATCAATCTAAAAAAATACAAAACAAAGAATTGCCATAAACAAATCCACATCCCCTCCTCGCTTTCAATCGGAATGCCGGTAATCCCTCCAAAGCTCCGCGAATCACCGAAACTTTTGCGGTGCAAAAACGCCATAACAGTAATTAAATAATCCTTTCCTTGATTTCGCTGCCCTGCACAGCTATTTTTATGAACAATAACTTTCCATTATGGAGTTTATATGCCCGAAAATCCCGTACCTGAAAAAAACAATAATCCTCAAAAAGAGCAGGATTCACCGGAAAATCCCAAAAGCCCGGAAACAGTTGATTCTCATTCGGAAAAACCTGCGGAACAGTCTGCGGGCCCGAATCCTGATGAGGAGCAGAGAAACAAACCGGTAGAGAAGTTTCCGGTGAAATCGACTCAACCGGATTCCCTGAATATCGGACACCATTCGTCCGCCTATAAAGCCACTGGTGCCCGTCTCAACCGAAAAGTCCTCGTTGTCATGCTTGTCCTTCTCGGCCTGATGCTTGTTCCTATTATTAAACAGTTTCTGGTCCCCCTGGTTCTTGCCGCTACTTTTGCGACTCTTTTCTATCCGTTATATCAATGGTTTTTGAAACACTTCAAGCACAAAAAGGCCCTCTGCTCCGTACTCACCTGTCTGATTCTTATTCTGGGAGTACTTATTCCTGCCTATATTTTGGTTCACCTCGTGACTCTTCAGACAATCGAATTATACACTACTGCAGAACCGAAAATACGGGAGGTAATCAGCAGGGGAGAGGAAGGTATTCTTGGGCAGCTGCAAGATTTCAAGCTGGTTAGCTGGCTCAGGCTGAGTCAGATAGACTGGAGATCATCACTGCAGGATGCAGCCAAATCACTCGGCAAGATTTTGACCGCTGCTTTCAGCCGGACATCCACCGGTGTTCTCCAGCTTGCCGCCAATCTTGCAATCATGTTTTTTACCATGTTTTATTTCTTTATTGATGGTGAACACATTATACGCCATCTCCGGTATCTGAGCCCCTTGCGGAACGATTATGAAGACCTCATTTTCAGCAGGTTTCTTCTCATATCTCGCGCAACTGTCAAAGGAACCTTTCTGGTTGGATTGACCCAGGGAGCGATCGGTGGAATAACACTCCTTATCTTCGGCATAAACACATGGCTTTTATGGGGATTTATCATGGTAATCCTCTCGATCATACCCATGATTGGCGCGTGGCTTGTGATGGTTCCTGCTGCAATTATACAGATTCTTCTGGGCAATATCTGGCAGGGTGTCGGTATCGCAATAGTCAGTACCGTTGTCATTTCAAATATCGATAACCTTCTCAGGCCCCGACTGGTGGGGAAAGATGCCAAAATGCATGACCTTCTGATATTTTTCTCGACCCTGGGCGGGATCGCAATCTTTGGTGTCATGGGCTTTATTGTAGGACCGGTGATTGTTTCGCTCTTTATCACGGTGCTCGACATTTACGGCATGGAATTCAAAGAAGAACTGTCATCGCCCTATACCAATTGAAATGTTTTCCGCGGAACACCCCCAAAGGCACGGAATAGAGAAACGATACGTGTCTCTTGTGGCTGGATGCCGGATAGTGCAATAACATCTATAGTATTCGGGATTTGATTGTCTTATGAGCATTGGAATTTGAGAGGTAGAAAACATTTCTTATGACAACTGATAAAAATATGAATAATTCAATTTTAATGGGTTTCCTTCTCCAAAACGTTCCTCTCTTTACGGGTTTTTCTGAAGAAAAGATTCAGAAATTAATCGACCATTCCCGTGTTACCACATTCGAGGGTAAGGAAGCGGTTGTCGAGTTTGGTGAAGAAGGAAGATTTCTCGGCGTTATACTTGAGGGCACCGCCGAAGTATCGGTAACCGACAATACCGGTAAAAAATATAAGGTAGCAATTCTTGAACCGGGAGATATTTACGGCGAAATGTCACTTATGACCGGGGATAAAACAGTTGCTGATGTAATCGGAATAACCCGGTGTAAAACACTGCTCATTCCCCAGACACTTTTTTCTTCGATGGTGATAACTCATCCGCCCGCAATCCGATATCTGTCGAAACTCATAGCCCGGCGGTCAAAGGGTTATGCTCCCGGTATGGAGGTTACCTCCGAAGCGTTACACAAAAGCGATGATCCCTATGGGTTCAGGCTTCGGACCGAAATGCCTTCAAAAATACTCATTATCAACTGCGGATCGTCATCATTAAAATACACCCTTTTTGATACCGGGAATCCGGGTGCAGAAATCCGTGGTGTGGTGGAGCGAATCGGTGAGTCACGGTTGATACATTTATCATCGTACAGCACTACACGCAGCTCCGATGAGCTTCCCGGGGGAGATCATGCCGATGCATTCAGAGCCGTGATCGATTATCTTGTCGATAAATGTAAGGTAATCAAATCTCCCGGCGATATTACGGCGGTGGGGCACCGGGTTGTTCATGGAGGTGATCAATTTTCCGGGCCGGTTATTATCGATGATACGACAATGAAAGCAATTGAGGATGCCGCCGTTCTGGCCCCCCTTCATAACCCCGTGAATATTATCGGCATTCGCGAGGCACAGAAGATTTTTCATTCTGTACCCCATGTTGCTGTGTTCGATACGACCTTTCATCATACACTCCCGCCCTATGCCTATATGTATGGGCTTCCCTATGAACTGTATAAAGAGAAAAAAATCCGCCGTTACGGATTCCATGGGATGTCTCATTTCTACATATCCCTCAAAGCCGCCGAATATTTGCATCGCCCGTTCAATGAACTCGAAATAATTTCGTGTCACCTGGGAAACGGAGCATCCATGTGCGCAATCGACCATGGACGGTCGGTTGATACGAGCATGGGTTTTACTCCCACGCCCGGTTTGATTATGGGAACCCGGACAGGTGATATCGATCCGTCAATACTGCTCCATCTCATGCGGACCGAAAACATGTCGGTTGATGAACTGGATCATTTAATTAATAAAGAGAGCGGATTAAAGGGAATATCGGGAATCTCAAACGATATGCGGGAAATCGAAGATGCCGCGGAAAGGGGAGAGCACCGTGCTCTTCTGGCATACAAATCATTCTGTTATCACATACGTAAATATATCGGGGCCTATGTGGCGGCGATGCAGGGGCTTGATGTGGTTGTGTTTACCGGGGGAATAGGATATAAAAGTCCTGGAGTGAGGAGCCTTTCCTGTCAGGGACTCGGCTACATGGGGATTGATATCGATGAGTCGAAAAATCATTCGGTTCCCAGTGACGGCGCTGTAACAGATATTTCTCACGAAGGATCACCGGTCAGAATCCTGGTCATTCAAACCGATGAGGAACGGATGATCGCCAGGGAAACGCTCAGAACAATCCAGACAGAATATATTACCCGGATTGTATCTTCACAGAAGGAAACTCCGATTCCCATTGAAGTTTCCGCTCATCATGTTCATCTTTCACAAGACCATGTGGAACGCCTTTTCGGAATGGGTCACCAGTTGACCCCAATCGGTGATCTTTCCCAGCCCGGACAGTTTGCCTGCAAAGAGAGAGTGACATTTGTGGGGCCTAAGGGAAAAGTTGAACGGGTACGGGTTCTGGGACCGGTGCGGAAAGAGACTCAAGTGGAAATTTCCATGACCGAACAGTATAAACTGGGAATCCATCCACCCATACGGGAATCGGGAGACCTTGCCAATACCCCGGGCATTATCCTTGAAGCCGATGGAAGTAGTGTGTCAATCGATAAGGGGGTTATCTGCGCAATGCGTCATATTCACATGGCACCCGAAGATGCTCTGAAATTAGGACTGCGTGACCGATATGTTGTCCGCATGCGTGTCGGCGGCGACCGGGAACTGGTATACGGTGATATTTTAGTACGGGTGAATCCCCGGTATAAACTGGCGATGCATCTGGACACCGATGAAGCTAATGCGGCAAATATTACCGACGGTATGAATGGATATATAGATAGTATACAGAGCAGGGAGTAAAAAATTGGAGTGATAAAGAGGTGGAGTACCGAAAGAAAAATCGTTGATGATTCCTCAAATTCTTTCTAAACGCGGCGCGTACATCGATGCTCTTCGGGGAACTGCTGTCATACTCATGGTCCAGCAGCATCTCGGCAAATGGCTCTGGAACAATCCCTGGAACGATATCCGTTCACAACTCAGCCGCTATCCTTTACTGATCGGGTTTAATGCTCTCGGCGGGCTCGCGGCACCGATTTTTATTGTTTTAGCCGGCGTAGGGACGGTTTATTTCATCAATAAAAACTCCGGGACCAAATGTGTCCTATTTATTCGGGGGCTTTGCATAATCGGATTCGGTTATCTGCTCAATGTGATTACGCCCGGATGGTTTACCTGGGGAAGCTGGTATGTGTTGCACCTGATCGGCTTCTCTATCCTTCTCTCGCCACTGGTGCTCCGGCACAATTCGATCACGGTTTTAGCAATCGGTTTTTTTGCTCTTTTTATCGCCCCTCTGGGACAGGAAATTCTGCAAACTCCCTATAAACTATATAACCACGCAATGGGCGATACCACACTGCCGGGTGGGGTGTTGCGATTGATGTTCTTTGAAGGCCATTTTCCGATATTCCCCTGGTTTGGTCTGTTCTGTTTTGGTATTGTCACCGGAAAGCTTCTTATAAATCGTCAGACCCGGTTTTGCCTTGCTCTGGGAGGACTCTTTCTGGTACTTGGGGCGCTATTTCCTGCTATGAACAGCTTAATACTCCATGTCTCGAAAGATCATACTCTTTACAGGTTTGTTGCCCTCACCAGCCGGATCTATCCTCCCTTTCCACCCCTGCTTCTGCTTCTCTCGGCCGCAGTGGTTTTTCTTCTTATTTTCTACCGCTACATGGAAAACAAAAATGTTTTCAATG encodes:
- a CDS encoding PIN domain-containing protein; translation: MNLVDSSGWLAFLADSANAEKFAEPIQDIGNLLVPSIVIYEVTEVLMREKGADSAIVAQAHLQQGSVVDLTASLACNAALISLQFSLPMADSIILATARKYNAVVWTQDSDFEGREGVIFFPA
- a CDS encoding AbrB family transcriptional regulator, with translation METVKISPKFQVVIPRSIRESMHLQPGQKMQVVEFGDRIEFVPLRTLGDLRGFARGINTTIDREQDRV
- a CDS encoding AI-2E family transporter — encoded protein: MPENPVPEKNNNPQKEQDSPENPKSPETVDSHSEKPAEQSAGPNPDEEQRNKPVEKFPVKSTQPDSLNIGHHSSAYKATGARLNRKVLVVMLVLLGLMLVPIIKQFLVPLVLAATFATLFYPLYQWFLKHFKHKKALCSVLTCLILILGVLIPAYILVHLVTLQTIELYTTAEPKIREVISRGEEGILGQLQDFKLVSWLRLSQIDWRSSLQDAAKSLGKILTAAFSRTSTGVLQLAANLAIMFFTMFYFFIDGEHIIRHLRYLSPLRNDYEDLIFSRFLLISRATVKGTFLVGLTQGAIGGITLLIFGINTWLLWGFIMVILSIIPMIGAWLVMVPAAIIQILLGNIWQGVGIAIVSTVVISNIDNLLRPRLVGKDAKMHDLLIFFSTLGGIAIFGVMGFIVGPVIVSLFITVLDIYGMEFKEELSSPYTN
- a CDS encoding acetate/propionate family kinase; this encodes MNNSILMGFLLQNVPLFTGFSEEKIQKLIDHSRVTTFEGKEAVVEFGEEGRFLGVILEGTAEVSVTDNTGKKYKVAILEPGDIYGEMSLMTGDKTVADVIGITRCKTLLIPQTLFSSMVITHPPAIRYLSKLIARRSKGYAPGMEVTSEALHKSDDPYGFRLRTEMPSKILIINCGSSSLKYTLFDTGNPGAEIRGVVERIGESRLIHLSSYSTTRSSDELPGGDHADAFRAVIDYLVDKCKVIKSPGDITAVGHRVVHGGDQFSGPVIIDDTTMKAIEDAAVLAPLHNPVNIIGIREAQKIFHSVPHVAVFDTTFHHTLPPYAYMYGLPYELYKEKKIRRYGFHGMSHFYISLKAAEYLHRPFNELEIISCHLGNGASMCAIDHGRSVDTSMGFTPTPGLIMGTRTGDIDPSILLHLMRTENMSVDELDHLINKESGLKGISGISNDMREIEDAAERGEHRALLAYKSFCYHIRKYIGAYVAAMQGLDVVVFTGGIGYKSPGVRSLSCQGLGYMGIDIDESKNHSVPSDGAVTDISHEGSPVRILVIQTDEERMIARETLRTIQTEYITRIVSSQKETPIPIEVSAHHVHLSQDHVERLFGMGHQLTPIGDLSQPGQFACKERVTFVGPKGKVERVRVLGPVRKETQVEISMTEQYKLGIHPPIRESGDLANTPGIILEADGSSVSIDKGVICAMRHIHMAPEDALKLGLRDRYVVRMRVGGDRELVYGDILVRVNPRYKLAMHLDTDEANAANITDGMNGYIDSIQSRE
- a CDS encoding DUF418 domain-containing transporter; amino-acid sequence: MIPQILSKRGAYIDALRGTAVILMVQQHLGKWLWNNPWNDIRSQLSRYPLLIGFNALGGLAAPIFIVLAGVGTVYFINKNSGTKCVLFIRGLCIIGFGYLLNVITPGWFTWGSWYVLHLIGFSILLSPLVLRHNSITVLAIGFFALFIAPLGQEILQTPYKLYNHAMGDTTLPGGVLRLMFFEGHFPIFPWFGLFCFGIVTGKLLINRQTRFCLALGGLFLVLGALFPAMNSLILHVSKDHTLYRFVALTSRIYPPFPPLLLLLSAAVVFLLIFYRYMENKNVFNERSAITLLGRCSLTLLIVHVFLFRQMAQWLDVYKLFSAFGTGFLISGVILLFGVIAKFWSKVDFALGAEWSIRKWVQAGRNDSPGEK